The sequence gtagtcgtttactttggcgcacaggccatcaatgtcattgcccgacgtcaTTATCGTACAATCGTCAGCTCaggagatcagggaaactccctctggtggctaggTAAGCTTCGatatgtagaagttgaaaagcaaaggTGAAACGATACCACCCTATGGAACACTTTActttatcttcctctgtttAGAGATTTCGTCTCAAACCTTTTGTTGCCTTTTGTGCTATTGACCTGCTCTAAGTAGACGCAGGCTTAcaattttaggtagacaattctttaatgaattggaagacctTCGTTCTGTGGAAATcaggaattttttgaaaagtatacCCTGGTTTTAAGAGAGATAAAGACAAGTTCCCtgcgcggcatcacaatgggctatgagcctgagtgtgtcccacagtgcacaaccgcttcaacctaacctaactttgaAAATGTAACTATATTTTAccggtacataaatacatacatacatatgcatttattattattgtttggcTGTTtgcgcactgcgacctgaatagatctattgtgcagaCATGTGgcctactcaaacagttttaggctattaataaatcctaaaactgctgtaggcttaatttctgCCAGGAAGTTTGGATCTATAAccccatttcccaggtaatttagtctgcgtcgtgccactgctgggcagtcgcatagaacgtgttctgctgtgtcttgtgcctctttgcagagtctacaggaatcgttttctatcgcaCCTATATTTTccatgtgataattaagttttcAGTatcctgttagtagttcagtgtaaagttgtatgtcctttctgcttaggctaaggattgcttctgcctttatccgttctAGATCTATAATCGATCAGGCCTCGTTGTTCCTGTTCACGCAGAAAGACACTTTTGATgctgttatttaccccgcagaaaggttcaggacctatgaagggagtgtttgccccctaaattaataaagtttcttgatgctagggtgttgatgattttaaaacattcccagaccaaccttgattggaatgagaagctatccagcgattttagagctgcttgactcTCACAGAGAATATTAATATTGACACTGCGTATGCTTCCCCGTACAAAATTCTCTGGACTTTAAATTTCTTGGAGAATTCTAGTTTCCTTTGCATCTTGTCGTTAACTGTCAGGCTGGGAGAGTTCAGGATTGAACCCAAAATCCTTATATGTCctgtaagattgccttctttgaGTTGGCTTCCAGTTGGCTACAAGATATATTGGAATGAGTCCAGTGACCATTTCTAAAGCCGCTGTGGAGCATGTTCGCATTGGTCCCGTTACGCTCGGAGAGGCTATTCTGAATACCTTGTTAAGTGTTGTCTGAGTCTTAGTTTTGTCTACTTTTGGTCACCGCATATGGTCAttggcggtcgcccctcggcaggcaatggcaaacctccgagtgtatttctgccatgaacaagttccttataaacaaaaatatctggcgttcggagtcggcttgaaactgtaggtccctccatttgtggaacaacatcaacacgtacacctcaaataggaggaggagctcggccaaacacccaaaaagggtgtacgcgccaattatatatatatatataggtaatcattggcactattattgtattataaaacCATGCCATCATCTTTGGCCGCAGAACCTATGttttaccgtaaagcctttggcATACGTATATTACTCTCAAGGCTTTATTTGTGATGTACGATAAGTGATTTTTCCAGGTAATTTCATGTCCCCAGATAGAGTTAAGTCGGCGCCCCTAGTTTAAGGGTCGCTAGACTTAATTTCCTTCTTCGGGTGAAGGGTACCACCcatgttttgttcggatttaaCGAAAGTTCTTTCTCCCGACACCAGTTTTGCGTAATGTCGAGAGCTAGTTGCATGCGATCAGTTATAGTAGAGTCATATTTGCCTCTAACCATGATGACTAAATCATCAGCATTGCCCTGAACTTCGTATCCGAGATCGGCGAGAGTCTGTAGAAGCTCGTGAATGATCAATAGCCAAAGGAGCGGTGATAAAACGCCTCCTTGGAGCGTCCTTTGGTTGATTTGACACATCATCTTTTTGGTCCAGTTTCAAAGATTGTCGTTCTATTACTCAGCATATTGAGAACCCACGTTATGATTAGTCTATCTGTTTCCTTCCTAACCTTACCATTTATATACATAGTAATGCTAATAATCTAGAATAATTATTCCATAGTTGGCATGGaatttgtgttttaattaaCCCTTAATTCTCGCCTTCCTTTCAGGTGCAAGGCGACTCCAAGTCAATGGACAATGCAGAAGAAGACCAAACGTTACATGGTGATGGCTAAATACGCGTAGGACACGTGAGTTTCGCATCAAACTGATGACGACAAGTATTGAGGCAACGTGACGACTAGTAAGcggcaattttatttacaaaaaccaCCCCATACAAGTGCACTTTGCAAGAAAATGCGTACGACGAAAAAAGTGTAAGTGTGGCAGTCAAAATCACTTGGTATCTCTTTTAAAATATGATTTACTTTATTCCGAATTGCAGATTAGCGTAAACAATGCGGCTGGCATGCAATTAAATACTGAGCATCACAATTTTTCCAAGGCGACATAACGATAGAGACAACACATACTGCGTATGGCGTACTATTTATAcaaaaagtttatacaaaataagaaaaaaaaaacaagaaaatttacTCTGTTGCGAAACACAGTGGAATCTAATAAACATagaatatatttgtaaaaaaaccaaaaaaaagcgcTTGTGCAACATGCAGCCTTtcattttcgtttctttttcggcTTTGCGCTACAACTCTCCGATTTCTCCTTGAGACAGGGAATCTTAGCTGACTCCTTTGTTGTCTGAAATTGTTGCAGATCGGCGCAAAATAGCACCGCTTGCGCCCAACCCGCATACGGGCCGTAAACTGTGCGCAAATGATTTGCGATCTCTTCATAAATGCGTGGCGTCACCGTCTTCACCTTCGCCAATTGTTGTCGCATGTAAACAGTTTGTGCAATTTTATAAATGTGCGTGTCGATAGGCACTGCCTCCAGGTGGCCCAGCGACATAAGACAAATGCAATCGGCAACTTTGTAACCAATACCAGGTAGACGTACCAATTCGTTACGCGCGTCGGCATAGGACATGGCGCGAAGCTTGTCAAACCACGCTTCGCCACCGAAGTCGACAATTTTCGCAATAGTCTGGGCAATGAATTTTGCACGATAGCCAAATTTGGCTTCACGTAGCATGAGTTCCAGCTGCATGGAATATATTTGGGGTTTgtgaaaaaagtaagaaaaatattttaataagtgGCGGCATACCTCTTTTTGATTCTCCAGCAAAACTGATAAAGTTGGGAATGTATATTCCTCGCGTTCGTTAAAGTGTCCGATACGCTGGCCATATTTGGAGCAAAACCAGTcaatcattgttgaaattctaTAAAGACACATAAAGGATGTGAAAAAGGCAACAATAAGAAAGCAAAGGAATGAAGTAGATTTAGTTTTGAAGAGtttgattttcttttgtaaGGATGTAGTTCGGTGTTCTGTTTCGtttggcaaatttattttaggtttttttgtttttttg comes from Anastrepha ludens isolate Willacy chromosome 3, idAnaLude1.1, whole genome shotgun sequence and encodes:
- the LOC128857134 gene encoding N-glycosylase/DNA lyase; protein product: MISKSRSAVPILAFKQIFRFKFKQKAGDYISYCPEMDHCFNGEIAIPESQVNLEVSLLGGQSFRWRKVEQSTASKLPELHGVACNAFWQLSQSAASILYKVYPAPGMFNKKSCKNEYFRDLLRRYLRLDFDLNKNLESWRAAHEHFATITPHMKAVRVLDQEPLENILSFICSQNNHIKRISTMIDWFCSKYGQRIGHFNEREEYTFPTLSVLLENQKELELMLREAKFGYRAKFIAQTIAKIVDFGGEAWFDKLRAMSYADARNELVRLPGIGYKVADCICLMSLGHLEAVPIDTHIYKIAQTVYMRQQLAKVKTVTPRIYEEIANHLRTVYGPYAGWAQAVLFCADLQQFQTTKESAKIPCLKEKSESCSAKPKKKRK